A window of Streptomyces sp. NBC_01224 genomic DNA:
CGGTCGAGTTCGGTCCACTCGAATCCGTCAGGGAAGCTGTCGGGTATCTGCGTGCTCATCTTCAAGAAGTCCTCGATAGGAGCCGGGGAAGTGCTCTGATGCGTTCAAACCTAAAAGTATGACTTTTGCTGGGGAAGGTGCCCCTGTGTCAGCCTTCGGTGAAAGTGGGACAGCGAGTGCCGTACCGAGCCGACGCGAGAGGGACATGACAGACAGAACGGACCAAGAGGGTGGAGGGATCAAGACTTTTCCCTTCCCCACGAACCTGAGCGTCTCCGGCGTAGGTATGCAGGTCGGACCCATGGAGCCCGGCCGGACCTGGCATGCGGACGCGCCCTTGGAGCGCGTGCACCGCGTCGACTTCCACGTGGTGATGCTGTTCCACAGCGGCCCCGTCAGGCACATGATCGACTTCGCCGAGTACGAGGTCTCCGCCGGTGATCTCCTGTGGATCCGCCCAGGTCAGGTGCACCGCTTCTCCCCCACGGCCGGGTACCGCGGGACCGTCCTGACCATGCAGCCCGGCTTCCTGCCCCGAGCAACCGTCGAGGCGACGGGCCTCTACCGCTATGACCAGCCCCCGCTGCTGCGCCCCGACGCGCTCCAGCTGGCCGCCCTCGAGCACTCCCTCGCCCAGCTGGAGCGCGAGTACGTCGACACGACCACGCTGCCGCTGAGCCTCCACACCGCGGTGCTCCGGCACTCCCTGACCGCATTCCTGCTCCGCCTGGCCCACCTCGCGGCGAGCTCCGCCGAGACGGCACGCGAGCAGACCGACACCACCTTCACCCGCTTCCGGGACGCGGTCGAGAAGGGCTTCGCCACCAACCACAGCGTCAGCGCGTACGCGGACGCCCTCGGCTACTCCCGCCGCACCCTCGTCCGCGCGGTGCGCGCGGCCACTGGCAATACCCCCAAGGGCTTCATCGACAAACGTGTCGTCCTCGAAGCCAGACGGCTACTGGCCCACACGGACATACCGATCGGCCGTATCGGCGCTTCCGTGGGCTTTCCCGACGCAGCCAACTTCTCGAAGTTCTTCCATCAGCACACGGGGACGACTCCAGTGGCGTTCCGGGCGGAACTGCGCTGTGCAGGTGTCACGCCGTCGCGGAAGGTCAGGTCGCCGGCGGCCGATTCACGTGCCTGATAACCCTGTACGCCGGCAAGGCAAGGATGGACCGCTCGGGCGTAGCGTACGGAGCGGCCCGGAACGGAGCCGGACAGCACGGTGCTGCAGGCGAACGAACCACCAGCCAGGCCCGGCGCGCGTTCGTCCTCGCCTTCACCGAGCCCGGACCGGCCGACGGCGGGCTCGAACTCGCCCAGCAGCTGCTGTCCGGGCCCGACCTGCGCGGCAGTCCGCGCAGGTCGGGCCGCCAACCGTGGGACGCGTTAGGCTCACTTTGTATGCACGCGTTGCCGGTTCGCTCTGAAAAGGACTCACCGCGCCGCCCCGCTTCCCCGCTCCGCCGCAGCCGACCCCCATGGAGCCAGCGGCCCCAGAAGAGGGGCGCTGCACTGCGCGACAGTCATCGGCACCACGCCGCCCGGGTGCTGCGCGCCGGGGCCGGCCCCGACTGACGGCCAGGACCGGGCGAGGCCGCCGTTCGCCAGGACGGTTCCGAGGCACTCGGGACGAGCCCCCGTTCGGTCGTCCACCTCGCGCGTCCGTACTCGAAGGAGGTGCACCCGGTATGGATTCGGAACGTGCCGGCCGTTTGGTGTCGGCGCTTCGTGCCCGTGGCGTGATGGCCCATCTCGTAGAGGCGGGCGTCTACGAGTTCGGGATCCGGGTCGTCCTCGACGAGGGCATCGAGGCGCTGTGGGACGTCGATGGGGCCTCGGGGCTCGACGCGGAGATCGTCAGCGACGGAGTGCTCATCGGCTTCGTACCTCATGTGTCCGGTTCGGAGAACTTCACCGAAGAGCAGCTCGTGGAGAGCATCGCCACGACGCAGTACTCGGCGGAAGGGCTCCGCCCGCCCAGCGACACGCCCGCCCCGACCCCGACCGGCGGGGCTGCGCCGTCGCCCTGTCCAGCGGTCACCCCGCCGGTCGCCCGCTACCAGCGCCGGGCACACTGGATCCGGCAAGGCAACAGGGACGCTCCCCGGCGCTGACCAGACCCCCGGCGCATCGCCCGACGCGCCCGCCTGCGACGCGGCGGGCCGCCGTCTCGTCACAGCGGAGCTCACACCTCTTCGACCGACGGCAGGGCGGGATGGCGCGAGGCGATCGGACCCGGCTGGTTGCGCACGAAGCGGCCCGTCCCCGATTCGGCCCTTCCCGGATCGTGCCCGAGCAGGTGGCGGGTGACGATGGCTGGTGACAGCGCTGCGGGACGGGTTCGGCGGGCGACATGAAGCATGGTGAGAGACAGGACGCCGGGATCGCCGGCCGGCTGGACCGCAGGCTCTTCCTCGCCGTCGCAGCGGGCGGGGCGGTGGCCGGCGGCGTGGCGGTGACCGGTTGCCACTCGTCCGCAGCCGGGGGGACCGACACCGGGGCCGCTCCGCCCGACGCCTCCCGCCGCACCGAGGAAGCGGACAGAGATCGGGCCGCGGACTCCGACTGGCGTATCCGTTCGGTGGGCCCGCCCGGGGCCATCGAGGGCTATGCCGACAAGGTGAGCGTGGTGCCGGGTGAGGAGTTCGGCATGTACGTCTCCACCACCGCCCCCGCGTTCCGGGTCTCGGCCTACCGCGTCGGCTGGTACGACGGGGCACAGGCGCGACTGATCTGGCGTTCGCACCGTATTTCCGGGTCGGTCCAGGCCCACCCGCGGCTGCTCCAGGTCACCCGGACCGTACGGGCAGACTGGCGACGCACACTCCGTGTCCGTACCAGCGGCTGGCCGGAGGGCGCGTATCTGCTCCGGCTGGACTCGGACAACGGCCACCAGCGCTATGTGCCACTGATCGTCCGCTCGGCGAGCGCGGCGGGCAGAATCGTACTGATGCATGCCGTAGCAACATGGCAGGCGTACAACACATGGGGCGGCTACAGCCTTTACCAGGGCGAGAACGGTGCGTACAGCACACGGTCGCTCGCTGTCAGTTTCGACCGTCCCTATGACGGCAATGGCGCCGAGAAGTTCATGGTTTACGAACGGGCGGCGGTGGTCCTGGCGGAGAGGCTGGGCATCCCGCTCGCCTACACCACAGGCGCGGACATCCATCGCGACCCCGGCATTCTCGAAAACGCCGCCGGAGCTGTCTCACTGGGACATGACGAGTACTGGACGCCCCAGCAACGGGCTCACGTCACCCGGGCGCGCGACGCGGGCACCAACGTGGCCTTCCTCGGCGCCAACGCCTGCTTCCGCAGGGTCAGGCTGGAGCCGGACGCCACCGGCGCCGACCGCGTTGTCGTCTGTTACAAGACCGACTACCGGAACGACCCGTACCTCGCTGACCACCCGGACATGCCGACCAACGACTTCCGCCTGCCACCCGGCGCCTCCCCCGAGTCGTCCCTGACCGGCGTCCTCTACGACGGCTATCCGGTGGACGCCCCATATGTCGTCCACCGGAGCGACCACTGGCTCTTCGAGGGGACGGGCGTGAAGCGAGGAGACCCCTTCGAGCACCTGGTCGGGGTCGAGTACGACCGAGTCGCTCCGGACATGCCCACCCCGGCGCCGCTCGAGATCATCGCCCATTCCCCTCTCGTTTGCGAGGGCAGACACAGTTATTCCGACTCCGTCTACTACACCGTGCCGAGCGGAGCGGGCGTCTTCGCCTCCGGGACGATGCGGTGGGTCGAGGCTCTGATGGCGGGGACCCGTGAGAACGGACGCAACCACGGCATGGACGCCCGTACGGGGGCTTTCGTCACCCGCGCGACGGAGAATCTGCTCCACGCGTTCGCGGCGGGCCCGTGCGGCAGGAGCAGGCCGAAGCCCAGGGACAATGTGAGGGACGTATACGCGTCCGCACCACGCTGATGTCATGATCGATCGCCCGGGTCACCGGCTCGCCCTTGCTCAGTGCGACGACGACACCATCGGATTGAGCAGTGCGGCCTTGTCGTTGGCCACCCGCTGCGACAGCTTCGCCGGCATGTCCTCACCGAGCGATCCTGTCGCGCGCATCCCGTAAGCGGTCGAGTCGTCGCGGAATGCCAGGCGGCCAATCGTTCCAAGCCACTACCGGGCTCTGCACGCTGCGCCGACATGCGGTAGGACCGCTCAGCCCCGGCGGCCGTGTGCCAGGCCCCCCGGGGCTCGTCGTTGCTATCGCGTCAGCTTTGGTCCCCTATCCTCGCGGTCCTGCTGACCCACTGGGACAGGGTGAGCTGTGTGGGTGCCACATGGCGGCGTTCGGCCTGACCGTCCCTGGACGTCCCCTGGTATCGGCCGGAGCTGTCGGCCAGGGCGTCGCGGAGCAGGGACAGGTGCACGGGCAGGGCTGCACCGAAGTCGTCCCCGTCCCGGCACGGGGGGCAGGTTGCCGGTCGTTCACTGATCGTGCGGCGCTTCTCGGATGCCGTGAGCATGGGAGGGGTCCTTCCTGTGCTGGGGTGCCGGTCGCGCGGTCGTCGCGGCCGCGTAGGGGGTGGTGAGCTGCGCCCAGTCGGTCGGCAGCAGGGCTGCCGGACCGGGCAGGACGAGATGGATGCCCACCGAGGCTGCAATGGTTCCGGCGGAACTGCGGACGATGGCGTCGAGGGCGACGCCGAGCAGTCCGGCGGTGGTGAGATGGAGGGCGGTACCGAAGATCACACGGGTGATGCTGGGGGTGGAGAGTGTGTGGTCAGGTGATGCGAGGACGGGACCGTCTGGCCACCGAAGGGAGCGGCGACGCAGGCCGCGGTCAAGGATGCGAGCACGCAGTGTGATCGGCGCACGGTGTGCGGCTTGATCGGTTCGGCGTTGTATCGCTTGGTCGGGCAGTGGGCTTCGATCATGGCGAAACCTCCGTTCGCCTTCTCACCTTCGCCCAGGAACGGCCCCTCGCGCGTCGTCCCCCCGCAGCGATTCCCGGCTACCACGGCTGCGGTATCTGCCACGCCTGCCTACGACTGAACCGACATGCACATACCGCGCCGACGGTTACTCGGACTCCTGTGAACGCCCGGATTCCGTTGCTGGACTGACCAGGCCGCACTGATAGGCGATGACGACGAGCTGGGCCCTGTCACGAGCCGCCAGCTTGGTCATGGCCCGGTTGACGTGGGTCTTGGCAGTCAGCGGGCTCACGAACAAATGCTCTGCAATCTCGTCGTTCGACAGCCCCAGTGCCGCCAGCCCCACGACATCGCGTTCCCGCCGTGTCAGGCACTCCAGCCGCTCGTGCACGCCCGCCGGGCACGGGTCCGGCTGCGCAAGGAAACGCTTGATCAGCGCACGTGTCGCTGACGGGGACAGCAGTGCCTCGCCGGCGGCGATCGTGCGGACGGCGTCGAGAAGCTCCTCGGGCCGGGCTCCCTTGCCGAGAAAGCCGCTCGCACCGGCGCGCAGAGCCTCGGCGACGTGCTCGTCGTCCTCGAAGGTGGTCAGGATGAGCACCTTCACCGCTGAGAGGTCCTCGGACTCACTGATGAGCCGTGTGGCGTCGAGGCCGTCCATCTCCGGCATGCGGATATCCATCAGGACCACATGCGGACGCTCTGCACGCGCCAGTTCCACTGCCTCCTGCCCGTTGGACGCCTCCCCCACCGTCTCCATGTCGTCCGTGGAGTCGAACAGCATCCTGAAGGTACCCCGCAGCAGGGCCTGGTCATCCGCAAGCAGTACGCGAATCGTCATGCCCGTCTCTCCTCGGTGGTTTGCCCATTACCAGGCCGGGACGTAGCGGCAGTTCAGCCGTCACGGTGAAGCCGCCCTCCGGGCGCTCTCCCGCGTACAGCCAACCCCCGACCGTGGAAGCGCGCTCACGCATTCCGATCAGCCCGTGGCCCGTCCCCGGATGGGCCGGGTTCCCTCCGGTCCGTCCGTCGTCCTCAACGGTGATCGTCAGACGCTCAGGGCGGTAGTGCAGGAACAACCGGGCGTGGTCGGCGTTGGCGTGCTTGTGCACGTTGGTCAGAGCCTCCTGCACGATGCGGTACGCGGCCAGGTCGACCGTCGGCGCCAGTGGTTCGGCGATGCCCCGCCGAGTATGGCTCACGGTCAGGCCGGCGCGTTCGAACGACGCCAGAAGCGCCGGTACGCGCGCAAGGCCCGGCATCGGATCACGCGGCGCCACCGGATCACCGGACTGCCGCAGCAGCCCCACGGTCACCCGTAGTTCGTCCAGCGCGGACCTGCTGGTGTCCCGGATGTCCTCCAAAGCGGCCAGGATCTGTTCAGGCCGCCGTTCCACCAGATGGACGGCCACGCCTGCCTGAGCGTTGATCAGGGCGATGTGGTGCGCGACGATGTCGTGCAGCTCGCGCGCGATCCGCACCCGCTCGGCCGCCACCCTCTGCTGCGCCTCCTGCTCACGCGTACGCTCCGCGTGTTCCGCCCGCTCCTCCACGGCCGCCACATAGGCGCGACGTGAGCGCACTCCGTCCCCGACAGCAGCCGGCAGCGCCGTCCATGCCAGCATCGCCGCGTTGTCGGGGGCCAGCCATGAGTGCGGGTCGCACAGCACGGCGGCGCCCACCAGCACAACAGCCGAAAATGATGCCGCAGCCCAGGTGGCACGCCGGTCGGTCAGCGCGGCCACGTTGTAGACCGACACCAGGACCGGGCTGATCACCAGCGGGCTCTCCCGAATCCCGAGTACCTGAAAGGCCACCCCGCAGGCAACTGCGACGGCCAGTACGCCGAAAGGGTAACGGCGCCGCCATACCAACGCAGCGCAACCGACACCCGCCAGCACCACGATGGGCCACCGTAGGGAGAACTGGTGCCCGTGCCGTACGACCGAGGCAGCCGCGACCGACAGCACGAACAGCAGCGCCACGCCCAGTGCCTCCACCACACCGATCCGGGGCCGCGCTCCCCGTTTCACATCGCTGATCACCGCCATGTCACCACGGTAGGGTCGACGGCCGCATCGGGCATCGTCTGGCGTGACAGGGGTGCCCCGACCGTCGGCGTCCGGACGTTCGGGAAGCTTTGGACGGCGAGCAGCAAATACACGGTGTGCTGGACGACCTGTGTATCCATTGCGTGAGGGATGAAGCGGCCCGCGTCGGTTCCACCACGAGAGCGGCGGGGCACTTCGCTGCAGCGGTGGCGTGCCCCGCCTTAGGAGCAGCGCCAGGTGCGATTTTGCATGACCATGCGAGATTATGCATAATCTTCCTATGTCTAAGGTCCTCACCTCCCTTCCCGCCGGCGAGCGCGTCGGCATCGCCTTCTCGGGCGGCCTCGACACCTCGGTCGCGGTCGCGTGGATGCGCGACAAGGGCGCCATCCCATGCACCTACACCGCCGACATCGGCCAGTACGACGAGCCTGACATCGCCTCGGTGCCGGGCCGTGCGAAGACCTACGGTGCCGAGATCGCGCGCCTGGTCGACTGCCGCGCGGCGCTGGTCGAGGAGGGTCTGGCCGCGCTCACCTGCGGGGCGTTCCACATCCGCTCGGGCGGGCGTGCCTACTTCAACACCACGCCGCTCGGCCGCGCGGTCACGGGCACCCTCCTGGTCAGGGCGATGCTCGAGGACAACGTACAGATCTGGGGCGACGGCTCGACCTTCAAGGGCAACGACATCGAGCGGTTCTACCGGTACGGCCTGCTCGCCAACCCGCACCTGCGCATCTACAAGCCGTGGCTCGACGCAGACTTCGTGACTGAGCTCGGCGGCCGCAAGGAAATGTCGGAGTGGCTGCTCGCCCACGACCTCCCGTACCGCGACAGCACCGAGAAGGCCTACTCCACCGACGCCAACATCTGGGGCGCCACCCACGAGGCCAAGACCCTGGAGCACCTCGACACCGGCGTCGAGACCGTGGAGCCGATCATGGGCGTGCGGTTCTGGGACCCCTCCGTCGAGATCGCCACCGAGGACGTGACGATCGGCTTCGACCAGGGCCGCCCGGTGACGGTCAATGGCAAGGAGTTCGCCTCCCCCGTCGACCTGGTGATGGAGGCGAACGCCATCGGCGGCCGCCACGGCATGGGCATGTCCGACCAGATCGAGAACCGGATCATCGAGGCCAAGAGCCGCGGCATCTACGAGGCGCCCGGCATGGCCCTGCTGCACGCGGCGTACGAGCGTCTGGTCAACGCGATCCACAACGAGGACACCCTCGCCCAATACCACAACGAGGGACGGCGCCTCGGTCGGCTGATGTACGAGGGCCGCTGGCTGGACCCGCAGGCGCTGATGGTGCGCGAGTCGCTGCAGCGCTGGGTCGGCGCGGCCGTCACCGGCGAGGTGACGCTGCGGCTGCGGCGCGGCGAGGACTACTCCGTCCTCGACACCACAGGCCCGGCGTTCAGCTACCACCCGGACAAGCTGTCCATGGAGCGCACCGAGGACTCGGCGTTCGGCCCGGTGGACCGGATCGGCCAGCTCACCATGCGTAACCTCGACATCGCCGATTCGCGCGCCAAGCTGGAGCAGTACGCCGGGCTCGGCCTGATCGGCACTGCCAATCCCGCCATCGGTGCCGCCCAGGCGGCCGCGACCGGACTGATCGGCACGATGCCGGAGGGCGGCGCCGAGGCCATCGCCTCTCGCGGCGAGGTCTCCGGTGACGACGAGATGCTGGACCGCGCCGCGATGGAGTTCGGCACGGACTGACCAGCCCCGTCGAGCGGAAGGGCTCGGCACCCCCGAGGGGGATGCGCGACCGGAAAAGGCCGGCTCGGCGCCATCGGCGCCGAGCCGGCCTTTTCCGCCACCCGGGGCCTGTGGTCAGGAGGAGTCGGAGGCGCCGTCGCACCGATGTCGTCCGGGTCTTCCCCGACCCGGACGTCCGGAGCAACTGACCACCGCCGTGCTCTGCAAAATGCACGAGCGGCATCATTACTGCTGCTGCTGCCGTTCCTCCTCAACGACCGCCATCGCTGGTCGTCCGCCATTCTTCACGCTCTGCCCCGTAGTGCGTGGGAACGCCTGGTGCAGATGGGTGACCGCTTCGGATCGGCACCCTACCCGGCGACCATCAGCGGGTCGTGGATCGTGTACGCGGCCTGGTCCCTCACCGCAGCACTCATCGCCATGGCCGCCGTCCACGGCCGCCTCTGTGAGTCCGCGAGCCCCACGCCACCGGCTTCGAGGCCCGCAAGGACGCCTGGGCTCCGGCTGCCCTGATGCACACGGGATCGTGGCAGCAGTCGCTCGGTACGTTTACCAGGGACCGCCGGTGCCGGCCTTCGCAAGGAACGTCAACTCCGGGCAAGGAGAAGGCCGGTGAGGTCTCGAAGGAAGCCGCGGCCCATCTTGGCGCCCCGGCCGATGACGACGGCCGTGTCGCCCCGGCCGAGAGACACCTCGGTATGAGCCTCGCCGATGCCGTCGGCGCCGCGGCCCGTCAGCGGTTTCGCGGGTTGCCCGGTGTGTGACGGGGGACCGAGGGGGGAGGTACCTCGGTGGGGTCGTGCAGAGGACGAACGACGATGTCGCCCCTCGCGCGTCCGGCGACGGTCGCCGCCTCGGCGTGGTCACGGGCCGCCTGCTTCAACGCGTCCGCCACCACCCGGGCAGCCGCGGCGGTGCCGCCGGGACCGGTGCGATAGAGCGTCCGCGTGATCTGACTGCCGGTGACGGGCAGCATCGTCACTGTCACCTGCTCCAGCTGGGCCGCGAGATACGCGGGCAGGACCGCGGCACCGACCTGCCCGGCCAGCAGCGCCTGGACGGCCATCATGTGGTCGGCCAGGTGCTCGACAGACGGCACCACCCCGTGGGCGCTCGCCAACCGGGCGAAGGCACGACCGCGAGCGGAGTGCGCAGGGGCGCTGATCCACGGACGGCCGGAGAGTCCGGCGGCGGCGGTCGGCACGTCCCAGGTGGCCGGGACGACCACGCGGTAGTCGTCCTCGCTCAGCACCTGTGCCCGAATCGAGGGTGGCAGCGGCAACGCGGTGTCCCGGTCGTCGGTGATGACCAGGACGTCCAACTCGCCCAGCCGCAGCTGTCGCAGGCCGTCCGACAGCCCGGCCTCCACGAACCTCGGCTCGACCTGCGGGTGCAATCGGGTAAGCAGCCGCAGTGCCCGGACCGCGATCCGGGCAAGCACCCACGACGTCGCCCCGATCGCCACCGGCCCCTGAATGACCTGTTGGTTCACGGAACCCAACTGCTGTACCGCGAGAACGAGTTCCTTGCCGATGCGGTCCCCGGTGGCGGCGAGCAGCCGTCCGGCTGCTGTGAGTTCCAGTCGTGCGCCCGAACGGTCGACCAGGGGCAGGCCCACTTCTCGTTCCAGATTTGCCAGTTGCTGCGAAACCGCCGAACGCGTATGGCCGAGCACGCGCGCCGCCGGAGCGAGGCCGCCGCTCTGTGCGATCGCGCTCAGGACCAGCAGGCGCCTGGGGTCGAGGTCCATGCGTACCGCCCTCCTCCGCGTCAGGGGAAACCGGGCCACGGACTGTACCGACGCACCGCCAGTTCTCCTGTCGAGGGGGGTAAGCACCGCTGTGCAGCGGGGCTGCCTCGCGGCCGTGCAGGTGCCAGACTTGCCAACACCCCGAGGGCTTCGGCCGGCACCCGCCCTGGCACAGGCATGCCCGAAGCCCGGTCATGTCCCGTTCACAAGGAGGCCCCACGTGGCCAGTTCCGTTCCGAAGCGTGTCCGAGCGTCGTCCGCCCCGCGTCCCGGTCAGTCCACTGTCGCGCTCGCCGTGGTCTGCACCCTGCTGGGGCTGCCCCTGGTGTCGGCCTGCGGCCCTTCCACCGGCTCGGCCAACAGCCCTGTCGCATCCGCAGCTCAGAGCGGTGCCGCTGCCCCGGCGACAGCCGGGAGCGGCGGTACCACCACTCAGGGCGGTGCCACCGACCCGGCCGCAAACGGGAGCCTGTCCGGGGGCGGGACCTCTGACGGCGGCATCGGCGGGAACGGCGGCGCCTCGTGGGTACTCAGTGCCCCGCAGGTCGCGGCCGGCTATCCGCAGGGCCAGCCACCGGCGGACATGGTGCAGAGGTTCAACACCGATACCCGGCCGAACGCCGCGCGTCTCGGCGTGTCCGGCACACCGGTACACGCCTACTACGACGACCGGGCGGACGGCGCGTGGATCTTCTACACCGGGGTCACCGGCAGCGGCTTCGACCCCGACCATCTGCACGACATCCTCTACCAGCTCCCGGCGGTCAACGACGACGGCGCGGGTGACCGGACCACCACCAGCGCCATTGATGCCAAGCCCGGCCCGCACGGCGGCCGGGCGATCTGCAACACCGTCCTGGTCCACACCGACATGCTCACCACAGCGGTCTCCACGTGCTCCTGGTTCACCCCGACCACCGCCGCCGGCATCACCCTCGTCTCAAAGGCCGACGGCACCAGCACCAAGCTCGGCTTCACCGCCGTGGATGTCGCCCCGATCATGCGGGCGATCCGCGCCGAGGTCGAGGTCCCACGGCAGTAGTGCCGATCAGCTCTGATCAGCGCACTGCCTTGGACGCCCGGCCCGGCATGCGCCCAAGTGCCTCGACCCGGCTTGGATGTCTGTGTGGTGCCTCTCGCCGCGCATCGGCTCGGGTCGCGGTCCCGGCATGACCGTACGGGACCGCCCTCACATCAGCGCGTGACGATTCCGACGACAAGGTTGATGGTGGTGGCCAGGATGCTGGCGCCGAAGACATAGGACAGCAGGCAGTGCCGGAGAGCGACCGCGCGAATCGTGGAACTGGAGACGCCGGTGTCGGAGACCTGATAGGTCATTCCGAGGTTGTAACTGAAGTAGAGGAAGTCGCTGTACTGCGGCGGGTCGTTGGAATTGAAGTCGATCCCGCCTTCGGGTGTCAGGTAATAAAGGAACGCGTAGCGGGCGGCGTACATCAGGTGGAGTGCCGCCCAGGCCATGAACACGCCGCAGAGTGCCGTCGCGGCCGCGGCGTGGCTCAGCTCCGAGTCGCCGACCAGGAGCAGCGCCACGATGCCGGCCAGTCCGCACAGGGCGGCCGCGACGACGACGAGTTCTTCGGTGACGGGCCGGAACTCCTCGCGTCGGACGTTGTGATGGGTGGTGGCGGCGTCCATGGGCCACAAGACCATCCATCCTGCCACGACGAAGATCGTCTCGGCCGCGGTGATTCCGGCGAGAATTCCAAGCGGTGTGTTGGTCAGTACACCGACGACCGCGCCGATCACCGCGCCGACGACCGCCGAGCCGGCCAGTCGAGGAACGGCGGAAAGTGCCAACCAGTGGTTCATGGGCCTCAAGAGCGACCGCCTCGATAACTCGGTGAAGGGTCTCAGGCTGGCATGGGCGGCAACTTCGCCCTCGTTACAGGGCGTCAGCGGACGAGCCGGACCACAGGGCGCAGTCGTGACGTGAGGTCGGCCAGCAACTGTTCGGCCTGTGGCAGTACGTGGGGTCCGAGGGAGGCGGTGCCGACGGCGACTGCTACTCCGGTCCAGGCCAGTGGGCCCAGTGGCGTGCATCCGAAGAAGTGGCTGACGACGGGTGTCTGAACCAGGGCGATCAGCACGGCGGCGGTGCCGAGGACTGTGGTCAGGACCAACGGGCTGTGCCGGCGTCCGACGACGGTCTGCGTGAGTTGGGCACCGACCACACCGCACAGGGCCATGGTGCTGGTGCGTCGCGCCGAGCCGGGAGTGAGGGTGCCGATGAGCCATGCGATGGCCGCACCGATACCGGTGATCAGGCCACGATGGCGGATCTGGCGTGTCAGCGGTTGTCCGAGGACGGCGAGGCCCACGGGTACGGTGTCGTCCGCGGTGGACTCACCGGCGGGTTCCGGGTCGTGGGGGGTAACCGCGACCGCCATCGCCGGGAACATGTCGGTGAGCAGGTTGACCAGCAGGAGCTGACGTGTCGACAGCGGCGACGTGCCGGACAGCAGTGTGCCGAGTACGGA
This region includes:
- a CDS encoding helix-turn-helix domain-containing protein; translation: MTDRTDQEGGGIKTFPFPTNLSVSGVGMQVGPMEPGRTWHADAPLERVHRVDFHVVMLFHSGPVRHMIDFAEYEVSAGDLLWIRPGQVHRFSPTAGYRGTVLTMQPGFLPRATVEATGLYRYDQPPLLRPDALQLAALEHSLAQLEREYVDTTTLPLSLHTAVLRHSLTAFLLRLAHLAASSAETAREQTDTTFTRFRDAVEKGFATNHSVSAYADALGYSRRTLVRAVRAATGNTPKGFIDKRVVLEARRLLAHTDIPIGRIGASVGFPDAANFSKFFHQHTGTTPVAFRAELRCAGVTPSRKVRSPAADSRA
- a CDS encoding N,N-dimethylformamidase beta subunit family domain-containing protein; this translates as MKHGERQDAGIAGRLDRRLFLAVAAGGAVAGGVAVTGCHSSAAGGTDTGAAPPDASRRTEEADRDRAADSDWRIRSVGPPGAIEGYADKVSVVPGEEFGMYVSTTAPAFRVSAYRVGWYDGAQARLIWRSHRISGSVQAHPRLLQVTRTVRADWRRTLRVRTSGWPEGAYLLRLDSDNGHQRYVPLIVRSASAAGRIVLMHAVATWQAYNTWGGYSLYQGENGAYSTRSLAVSFDRPYDGNGAEKFMVYERAAVVLAERLGIPLAYTTGADIHRDPGILENAAGAVSLGHDEYWTPQQRAHVTRARDAGTNVAFLGANACFRRVRLEPDATGADRVVVCYKTDYRNDPYLADHPDMPTNDFRLPPGASPESSLTGVLYDGYPVDAPYVVHRSDHWLFEGTGVKRGDPFEHLVGVEYDRVAPDMPTPAPLEIIAHSPLVCEGRHSYSDSVYYTVPSGAGVFASGTMRWVEALMAGTRENGRNHGMDARTGAFVTRATENLLHAFAAGPCGRSRPKPRDNVRDVYASAPR
- a CDS encoding response regulator transcription factor, translating into MTIRVLLADDQALLRGTFRMLFDSTDDMETVGEASNGQEAVELARAERPHVVLMDIRMPEMDGLDATRLISESEDLSAVKVLILTTFEDDEHVAEALRAGASGFLGKGARPEELLDAVRTIAAGEALLSPSATRALIKRFLAQPDPCPAGVHERLECLTRRERDVVGLAALGLSNDEIAEHLFVSPLTAKTHVNRAMTKLAARDRAQLVVIAYQCGLVSPATESGRSQESE
- a CDS encoding sensor histidine kinase, which encodes MAVISDVKRGARPRIGVVEALGVALLFVLSVAAASVVRHGHQFSLRWPIVVLAGVGCAALVWRRRYPFGVLAVAVACGVAFQVLGIRESPLVISPVLVSVYNVAALTDRRATWAAASFSAVVLVGAAVLCDPHSWLAPDNAAMLAWTALPAAVGDGVRSRRAYVAAVEERAEHAERTREQEAQQRVAAERVRIARELHDIVAHHIALINAQAGVAVHLVERRPEQILAALEDIRDTSRSALDELRVTVGLLRQSGDPVAPRDPMPGLARVPALLASFERAGLTVSHTRRGIAEPLAPTVDLAAYRIVQEALTNVHKHANADHARLFLHYRPERLTITVEDDGRTGGNPAHPGTGHGLIGMRERASTVGGWLYAGERPEGGFTVTAELPLRPGLVMGKPPRRDGHDDSRTACG
- the argG gene encoding argininosuccinate synthase, which codes for MSKVLTSLPAGERVGIAFSGGLDTSVAVAWMRDKGAIPCTYTADIGQYDEPDIASVPGRAKTYGAEIARLVDCRAALVEEGLAALTCGAFHIRSGGRAYFNTTPLGRAVTGTLLVRAMLEDNVQIWGDGSTFKGNDIERFYRYGLLANPHLRIYKPWLDADFVTELGGRKEMSEWLLAHDLPYRDSTEKAYSTDANIWGATHEAKTLEHLDTGVETVEPIMGVRFWDPSVEIATEDVTIGFDQGRPVTVNGKEFASPVDLVMEANAIGGRHGMGMSDQIENRIIEAKSRGIYEAPGMALLHAAYERLVNAIHNEDTLAQYHNEGRRLGRLMYEGRWLDPQALMVRESLQRWVGAAVTGEVTLRLRRGEDYSVLDTTGPAFSYHPDKLSMERTEDSAFGPVDRIGQLTMRNLDIADSRAKLEQYAGLGLIGTANPAIGAAQAAATGLIGTMPEGGAEAIASRGEVSGDDEMLDRAAMEFGTD
- a CDS encoding LysR family transcriptional regulator gives rise to the protein MDLDPRRLLVLSAIAQSGGLAPAARVLGHTRSAVSQQLANLEREVGLPLVDRSGARLELTAAGRLLAATGDRIGKELVLAVQQLGSVNQQVIQGPVAIGATSWVLARIAVRALRLLTRLHPQVEPRFVEAGLSDGLRQLRLGELDVLVITDDRDTALPLPPSIRAQVLSEDDYRVVVPATWDVPTAAAGLSGRPWISAPAHSARGRAFARLASAHGVVPSVEHLADHMMAVQALLAGQVGAAVLPAYLAAQLEQVTVTMLPVTGSQITRTLYRTGPGGTAAAARVVADALKQAARDHAEAATVAGRARGDIVVRPLHDPTEVPPPSVPRHTPGNPRNR
- a CDS encoding DUF1345 domain-containing protein, which encodes MNHWLALSAVPRLAGSAVVGAVIGAVVGVLTNTPLGILAGITAAETIFVVAGWMVLWPMDAATTHHNVRREEFRPVTEELVVVAAALCGLAGIVALLLVGDSELSHAAAATALCGVFMAWAALHLMYAARYAFLYYLTPEGGIDFNSNDPPQYSDFLYFSYNLGMTYQVSDTGVSSSTIRAVALRHCLLSYVFGASILATTINLVVGIVTR